The following DNA comes from Chitinophaga nivalis.
AAAACCACATCATCTGTTTTTAGCAACCAAACAACCCAATATGAGAAAGCTGTATGCCCGTTTTTTTCTACTGCTGTTTTTTGTCATCTTCCACGCAAACAGTACTTTTTCACAGGAGAAACCCACCACTTTCGAGCTGAAAGGTAAACTCAGCAGCGGACAGGACGCCCATCTGGATGAAGTCATTGTTCACCTGCTGCAAGCCAGTGATAAAAAACTGGTGAAAATGGAATATCCCGACAAACAAGGTAATTTTACTTTTGATAAAATACCCCCCGGTACCTATATACTCGTTACACAAAGCATGGGCTTTGTAAAGTATCAGTCAGACGCCATTATACATAATAAAAACACCAACGTCGGCACCATCACCCTGCAAGCTTCCAGCACTACCCTTAAAGAAGCGGCTGTAGTGGCCACCAAACCATTTATCCAGCAGCAATACGATAAAACGGTACTCAATGTGGCCAGCTCCATTTCCGCTGTTGGTAGTACCGCCCTGGAAGTACTGGAAAAAGCGCCCGGCATCACCATCGATCAGAACGACAATATTGCCATGCGCGGCAGACAAGGCGTACTGGTGATGATTGATGGCAAACTGGTACCCATGAATGGCCAGGAACTGGCGAACCTGCTCAGGAGCATGTCTGCCAACCAGATTGAAAAAATAGACCTCATTACCAACCCTTCTTCCCGCTATGATGCCGCCGGTAACGCCGGTATTATCGACATCCGGTTACGTAAAGGACAGCAGAAAGGTACCAACGGTAATGTTACCCTCAGCTATGGCCAGGGCGTATATTACAAGTTCAATCCTTCCATCAATATCAACAGCAAAATCCGCAAGGTAAACCTCTTTGCCTCCTACAGCTACTCCGACCGGCTGGAAAGAACCAAGCTGCAAATACTGCGGGACTTCTATAATGAAGCCAACAAGATCACCGGTAGCAACAACTACGACAACTATTTCAAATACTATAATAAAAACCACAACGCCCGTATTGGTGCAGATTACAACATCAACTCCAATATCGTTATCGGCGTAGTTGCCAATGGTATTTTCAACGATGGTAAAGTACGTTCCAACAGCGCCGCTAAAACATTCAATGCCGCTAGCCAACAAACCGGCTCATTTGTAACCGGGGGCAGCAACAATACCAACCGCGACAACGGCAGCATCAACCTGAACTACAGGCACAAGCTGGATTCCAGCGGTAAAGAACTCAGTGCCGACTTCGATTATGCCCGGTACGCTTCCGACGAATTACAAAATTACACCACCGATTTCTTTGACCTGTTTCACCACCCTTCCCAAAAACCTTATGTACTTGTCGGGAATCTCAATGGAGACCTGCGGATCAAATCATTTAAAATTGATTACGCACAACCCATTAAACCCATCGATGTACAAATAGAAGCAGGGGTTAAAAGCAGTTGGGTAACGGCCGATAATGATGTAAAATTCTACGACAGAAGTGACGGTAAAAACGAACTGGATTTAGGAAAAAGCAATCACTTCATCTATGAAGAAAATATCAATGCCGCCTATCTGAATGCCACCAAAAAATGGCGTAAACTGACGGTACAAGCGGGGCTCCGGGTAGAGAATACTATTGCTAAAGGCAATCAGCTGACCAACAACGATCAGTTTGACCGGAACTACACCCAGCTTTTCCCCAGCGGATTTATCGGCTACGAATTCAATCAGCGGCATGACCTGGGATTCTCTCTCAGCCGCAGGATCGACCGGCCTTCCTATCGCCAGCTGAATCCCTTTACCATGTTCCTGGATCCGTTTACCTATTCCACCGGTAATCCTTATCTGAATCCGGAAATCACCAACTCCTTTGAGCTGGTACATACCTTCCAGCAAAAATATATTACCAAAATAGGTTTCAGCAAAACCACCGACAACATCCTCACGGTACTTTCACCGGATGTGAAACCCAACACCATCATACAAACCGGCCGTAACCTGGCTGAATTTCTATACTACAATGCCAGCGTAGATGTTCCGATCACTATCGGACACTGGCTGACCAGCAACAATACTGCCCTGGTATTTTACAGCAAATACAATGGTAACCTGGTGAATACCGATCTGAATGTAGGCAGAACCACCTTCAATTTCAGCTCCAACAATTCCATCACCATTGATCCCAAAACATCGCTGGAAATCATTGGCAGCTATACCAGCCGGTCTTACTATGGCTTTCTGGATGTAGGCAGCATCTGGTTTGTCAATATTGGTGCGCAAAGACAAATCCTGCATAAAAAAGCATCCATAAAAATCAATTGCAGTGATATCTTCTTTACCAATAAAACAAACGCGATTACCCGGTTAACCGGTTATGGCGAACATTTCTTCCAGCAAAGAGATACCCGTGTCATCACGGTGAGTTTCAATTATAAATTCGGCGGCCAGTCCAATGGCTCGAAGCGGAAAACCGGCAGTGCGGATGATGAAAAGAAAAGAGCCGGCGGTTGATTATACATGGGCTAATATCCGGGAGATATCGTCAGTTGCAGCAATGCCTGATAGGGATCTCCCGGAATCCCCAATACCCGGGCAAAAGCAGGTTCTGTTTTATATCCCTGCTTTTTCAACCGGATAACCTCCTGCCGTAGCGGTTCTCCGTGCTGTTGCAGTAACTGATATTCGATCAGCATATGGCGGAAAGCCGCCTGTTCCCGGGAAGGTACCCCCTGCCCGAAAATCTCCACCGGCCAGCCTCCCATCTGCAGCTGCGCAATGATAGATGTGGTGTCGTTAATCACAGTTGTATACAACCGGAAATCATCAAATCCCGAAAAGTACTGCTCCAGGCAGGTTTGAAAGACCTGCGGCTCCTGATAACAACAAATAATATCCAGATCACTATCGTCGATATCCACCCCGATTGGTATCGTACCAGCCAGCAACGGATCAAAATGCTGCAGTTTTTCCATGACCTGATATTGCTGCAATACAGCGTGGGCCTGCTGTTGCCGCAAGGTCCCCGTCTGCAGATAATGAATCGTATTAAATTGGTCTGTCAAGGTTTTTGTTTATAGATTCCGGTGATAAAGATACCACATTCTTAATTTTCCGGCCACGACCCGTTCCTTTCACCGGTAACTGCCCGCAGGGAGACTGTCATGACAATAGCCTCCCTGCCCGTTCTTCGGGATATAACGGTAATGGTTATACGATAACTATTACCTATACACTGCAGTTTCATAGCAGTCATGCGGGGTAGTTTTAAAGCAGCAGCATACAATAAATACCTGTAAGGTAGCTATTGCCCGTAGAGAGATTAAATCGTATTTTCAGCTCCTCAACCAAAAATTATGAAATTCCCTGTTCTTATTACCTTTCTGCTCCTGCTTGGCATGCAGACAATATCCGCGCAATCCACGATTCTGCATTGTGGTAGTTTGATAGATGGCATCAGCAATGCACCACGACACAATGTGTCTGTTATCATCAATGGTAACCGGATCAGCGCCATCAAGGAAGGTTTTGTAAATGGTACACGTAATGACAAAGTGATTGACCTGCGGCAAAAGACAGTAACGCCGGGGTGGATAGACATGCACGTACACCTGGAAACAGAATTCAACAAAACGTCCTATTCAGACAAGTACACCATGAACCCGGCGGACTATGCCTACCAAAGTGTGGTATTTGCAGAACGTACGCTGCAGGGAGGCTTTACCACTGTGAGAGACCTGGGTGGCAGCGGGGTAAACATCGCGCTGCGTAACGCCATTAATAAAGGCCTGATCAAAGGACCGCGGGTATATACTGCCGGCAAAGCCATTGCCACTACCGGCGGCCACGGCGATCCTACCAACGGGTACCGCAGCGATCTGATGGGCAATCCCGGTCCGGAAGCAGGTGTGGTAAACGGTCCGGATGAATGCCGCAAGGCAGTGAGACAAGCCTATAAAAACGGTTCCGATGTGATCAAGATCACTGCTACCGGCGGCGTATTGAGTGTGGCCAAAGATGGCAGCAGTCCGCAGTTTACAGACGAAGAACTGAAAGCGCTGGTAGCCACTGCCAAAGATTACGGGCTGCGGGTAGCGGCACACGCACACGGTGCAGAAGGTATTAAACGCGCCATCCGCGCGGGTGTTAACTCTATTGAGCATGGCACTTATCTCGACGATGAAGGTATTGCCCTCGCCAAACAATATGGTACCTGGTATGTGCCTACCATTATAGCCGGCCACTCGGTAAGTGATTCTGCAAAAACACCAGGTTATTTCCCTGCTATCGTACAACCAAAGGCGGCCACCATCGGACCTAAAATACAAAGCACCTTTGCAAAAGCCTATAAATCCGGGGTAAAAATTGCCTTCGGCACCGATGCCGGCGTATACACCCATGGTAAAAACTGGCTCGAATTTACCTACATGGTAGAAGCAGGCATGCCACCGATGGAAGTGATACAGGCGGCCACTATCAGCGCCGCAGACCTCCTGGGTGTAAAAGATAAACTGGGCAGTATAGAAGCCGGTAAACTGGCCGACATTGTAGCCGTAGACGGTGATCCCTTACGCGACATACAGGTAATGAGTAAAGTAGTTTTTGTGATGAAAGACGGCGTGGTATATAAAGATAATAACACCGCACCGGCTACCTTATAATGACCACCCCGTTCTGTTGAAACATGTATCGCCTTATCATTGACTACAAACATACCGCCTGCTGGCTGCTACTATTACTGCTACCGGCCCTGCAGGCCAATAGCCAGTCTGCTGCACAGCTGGACAGCTTTTTCAGTACCCTCTTTCCGCCGGGTCTTCCCGGCGGAGCGGTACTCATTGCTAAAAAAGGGAAAGTTATTTACAAGCGGGGATTTGGTGTAGCCGACATCGTTACCCGTCAGCCTGTAACACCCCGCACCATTTTCAACACCGGCTCCATCAGCAAAACATTTGTGGCCTATGGTATCCTGAAACTGGCGCAGCAAGGGCGTATCTCCCTGCAGGATCCCCTCTCCCGCTTCTTTCCCGACTTTGACAATAAAAGTATTGCCGACAGCATCCGTATCTGTCACCTGCTCACCCATAGCTCCGGCCTGCCGGACAGCAGAGAGGTAGCCGAGCATCCCGTATTCTATCTTACCGCCACTGATACCGCCAATTTCGCACCGCTTAAAAAAACGCAGCAGCTACACTTTTCGCCAGGTAGTCAGTTCGAATATTCCAATCCCGCTTTCAACGGACTGGCACTAATTATAGAAAAAGTCAGCGGCCAAAAATGGCAGCAGTTCATCCGGGAACAAATCTTCCGGCCTGCCGGCATGCAGCAATCCCTTATCACCGATGGCGCCTACCCGCAAACCGGCGTGGCACATGGTTATATAGCTGATAGCGTACATGGCTATACGGAGTATGATTACGGGGAAGCACCTACGTTTGCCGCCGCTGGTAACGGTGGTGTATGGAGCAATGTAGAAGAGCTGTGGTTATATGAACAGGCTATCCAACAGGAACGGCTACTCGATTCCAGCTGGCTGGCCTTATCCAGGAAGGTCTATACTTTTGATAACTGGGCGGCTGCTTACCCACCCTTTATGGGATTAAGCTGGTTCATAGCAGATACGCCTTACCGCATGATCGGGCATACCGGATCCCAGGGTGGTTTTAAATGCGATTATCAATGGCTACCGGATCAGCAGCTTTGTTATATCCTGCTGGCGAATACACCACAACCGCGGGAAGCTATCCGGGAAAAATTGTTTACGCTCTTACAGGTTTTTTAACTCACCGGGCAGCTGAAACCGTCACATAATAGCCATCCGGATCTCTCAATGAAAACTCCATACATCCGGAGTTGTTGTTTAAATGCGGCGGAGCTGCTATCTCCGTTGACAGCGCAGTGGCATTTGTCCACTTTTTTTCGAAATCACTCACCCGGAAAAACAGGATCAATCCATTCCCCGGGGCTGCAACAGGCGCTATTAGCGTAGGATGCCCGTGTGCCTCCCATTTATGCAGACAAAGCACCACGGTACCATCGTCATCCGTCAGGATTTCAAAAGTATCTCCACCATGCTGGCTGTGACAATCCAATAAACGCTGATACCAGCGGGAGCTTTTTTCTACGGCAGCTACGCCAATAATCACTTCATTTCTAATCATAGCATTGTCATCTTTTTAAGTCGCTGAGACAGTCTGGCTTTCGCAGATAAAATATCGCCACTGACAGATTCAACGACTGTGGCCATGTAAATATATAGTAGTTTTAGATAAGATGATGATTGACCCGATAGTGCCCTGCAAAACATCCATTTAACACCTAAAAGTATCACCAAAATGAAAAAGCAGCCAGGACTTTTTACCTTCAACATTTTTCATAACGGCAACCGGAAAAAATACCCCGGTACGGTTTCACTACGGATACTTTTATACAGGCTGTTACGCAAAGGACACCAGGAAGATACTGATTACAAAAGAACTACCTGTTCCTGCAGATGATCTGTATACCTATGATACTGCCGGATGATGTGTCATACCGGATCAGGGAGAGAGACACCCGTGAGCGCGGTTCCTGCATGCGGTTTCCAAAACAGGTGCCTTTAGCCATCACCCCTGTTCCAATGGTATTGATACATCACGGCCTGTCCCTTTGACCAGAAATATTTCAGCGTCTTTTTTACTCCAAAGGGACACTATAACACACGGTGCCATGCTTATTACGTATAACCGTTCATGTGATACAACGTTATTGTATCACCTGCTGCCATACAGCCTGTAATACAGCCACATTCTAAAGTTTCACTGCTGCATGTCACCACGGGCAGCCAGGTAAGCAACGTGTGTTCATCTTCATTATTAAAAAAAGATTACCGGTATGCCTGTTATGACGGTTTGACTACTCATAAGCATATACTTTCAGTGGCAAACGCTCCTGCAATATCAGCGGGATTGCCACCAACGGCCGCAGCGGATACGGATACATACCCATTCTGCGTGAGAACGATACTTGTCCGTGATTCGTTTTCTTTCATTAAAAAAAATCCTGGCCACGCCTATGTGACCAGGATTTTTAATGGCTTATGGCAACTGGCTGCTCCGACTACATCGGATACATTTGCCGGATTGCCTGCTATCCGAGGCAGTAACACTGACCATTATGACATTGGCCACCGAATCCGGATTGTGCCATACAGATCATATCACAATACCTTTTGGTGCATACGATCACATCATTGCCGGCACCACCTTGTACCTTTTTCATAGCAGTACGGTTCATGGTTTTGCCAAAGGATTTTACAGGTTTCATCTTTTACTGTTTTAACGTAAGTGGAATCGGATCATGCACAGAATGGAGTTGATCATGATGCGCGCACCATTCGTGGAATCCAGGTTATCAGCAGTAAAGTAGGCAAGCTCGCTGCAACATAGGAGCACCCGGCACGCTTTAACAATTCCCTGACGAAAAATGCAGGCTACTTTATCTGTTTGATCTGCAGCTCTTCTTTCTCTTCCAGGTGTTGCAGCACCTCTTCCTGCTGCAACCAGGGCGTACGCAATTCCTGCCGGGATATCAGAGGTAACTGATCCCAGGCATGACGGCTGCCGGGCTGGGTGGCATTTCCATAACTCAGCGATACCCTGGCTTTGACTTGTTTGCCAAATTCCAATACGGCTACATAACTATCTCCTGCATCTGCCACCTTCTTTTTGTCAGCGCCGCGGGTATATTCTATGACCCGGAAAACACCGTAGCGGTCTTCACTGCCATTGCCCGGATAATCTTCTCCGTTGCGGCCCCGCAACCGATATACTTCACCCCAGGCTACATCTGCTTTGCCATAATCCTGCGCTACAGCTATAGCAGCCGTTTTCAACAGCTCCACTGCCTGTGCCGGATCTTTCAATCCGGTAGGTGTACCTACCGGCGTAGCCACATTCCAGGCCTGCCGGTATCCTTTTCCTTTCAGCTGATCGAACCAGGTCACAAACAATACGCCCCCACGGCTCTCTGCACCAGCAGTACGATCCCAGGCTTTGAGGATAGCAGCTGCCTGCTGTACCGTTGCATCCGGATGTGCCTGTGCAGCGGCCAGCAACTCATCCAGCAAACGGTCGGTGGCTTCCATATGGGTATCATGTTTATCTGCGATGAGCTGATCGAAGGTGATCAGCGAGTCGGCCAGCAACATGCGGATACCGCGTTGCGGCCGCAAGCCCACTTCCAGCGGCGACATGTAAGCCGGATAGTCACCGGATTGCAGTACTGCAGGATAGGTGCAGCTCCAGGGTGGGTCATTGGAGTTTTGCAGGAAACCGGAACGGGGATTCAATAACTTCGGCATAGCTGCATAAGCATGTATTTTATGCCAGATATAAGATGAGCGGGTACCATCTACGGTCTGATGCCAGAACGACCAGTCACCGGTATCCCGTTTGGGTACCATACCGGCAAACGTATAACTGATATTACCGGCATCATCTGCATACATCACATTAAACATGGGTAACTGCATCAATTTCAGCGCGGCTTCAAACTGTTTCCAGTTCGTAGCCATCCCCATGCGGTGCCACTGATAAAGCAGATCGGGACTATCCATACCGGCTATACGAACAGCAAAGGCTTTTTTCCCTTTTTCCAGTACCGGTCCGTGCTGCGTATACCGGAGTACATGCGGTACTGCTTTCAGGCTGCCATCTGCCTGTTTCACCTGCAGGGTTATTTTCTTTTCCACAAAAGGAACCGTACGGCCATCCAGCAGGTATCCCTGGTCCTGCAGGGTGAGTGCATAACGGTCTGCCGCATCAATGGTATTTACGGTGTGCGACCAGCCCAGGTGTTCATTGAAGGCAATGGCCAGCACCGGAATACCAATCAGGGTAGCGCCGTAGGTATGAAAACCCGGCGCATTCAGGTGCGCTTCAAAAAACAGGTATAAGTCTTTCCAGGGCAGATGCGGATTGGCCAGTAACATGGCATGGTGAGAAGCCGATTTAGAAGGCCCGATGGCCCAGGCATTGGAGCCTTGATTCAGGGAAGCGGTAACCGCTCCCAGTTCGCCCCTTGCCAGAAATTTCAGGTAGAGCACCCGGATCTTATGCCCCATTACATCATTCGCCGTAATCGGTAATATAGGTTTATAAGGCGCTCCGATGGCTTCCGGATGGGCGGTGGCATAAGCATTCATACCTGCCACAAAAGCCTCCAGGTAATTGTTCATCTCTTTATGCTGGCGGCTACGGTGCTGCCGCGCCAGTTCGGGGACATCATACAATTGCACCAACTTATCTTCTGCCAGATAATTTTCACCCAGATAAGCGGCGGCGCGGCCTCTTGCCTGCGCATACAGGCGTAACAGGAGGTCCGCATGATTATGCATCTGTGCCCAGCCGAAGCTATAGTACATTTCCTGCAGGTTCTTTGCATATACATGGGGAACGCCATAGGTGTCCCAAAGAATGGTGGCTTTTCCGGTCTTGCCGGAGAGGGTCTTTTCAGCTGCAACGGGGCTTGCCTGTCGGGACCATGCGCCGGCTGCCTGCAATAACAAAGCAAACAGCATTACAGGCACTAACTTGTAACGGGTCATTGATAGCGTATTTAAAATGAAAACTATACTTACCACCGGCATACAGTGGTATACTCCTGTTGTTGTGTGATCTGCAGCGATGGCAGCAAACAGCCGGGTCATCATGTAGCTGATCAGGCATGGCTTTACCGCAAGGTGCAGGTGAAAATGGTTTATGTCAGGTTACACACGGGTCAACTACGGCTACTGCACATCTCATTTTTTCATACATGGAAAAGATATGCGGGCATTCAAAACGGGTTTCTCAATGTATCCTGAAATTAAACAACAACCGGCTGACTGACAAATATTTTATTCCCGTAGCTGGCGGGTAATCTTCGCCCCTGTTATCTTTCAAATGGTTAATCTTTGTTATCGGCTTCCACCCTGCAAGCCTATACGAATTTTTATGCCAGGCCCGGGAATAGGCCGTTATCCGGGTGACAGGAAGCCCGGCTTACCCGGATCCGGCCGGTGATTGCTGTCTTACATACCGCTAAACCGGCTTTTCAGCCGGCCTGTATATCACTTAAACAATAAAACATCCGAAAAAAAGTAAAGGCCCATTATTTTTTTTCCGGCGGCATCCGGATAATGGTAAAATCTTGCTGATACAGCGATGCAGGGGCATTTTACGCCATAGCGACCGGATGGTCACCTATCCAGCTCACAGGTATCTTCTGTGATAATATCTTTATAATCTGTACAAAATAAACAAGAAAGTATTATTTTTAACTACTGTACACTTAGCCCGTACGCTTAAAATTGATTACAAAAAGCAAATAAAATAGCGACAACCTTATTTCCTTTTGTAAAATTGTCCGATAAAAAATTTACAAACGCCTACTTAAACCCAAATCACATGTTTGCAACGCAAACGTTCCTCAATCTGCCACACAAACGCCAACAGCAAATCATTAACACCGCTGTGGAAGAATTTGCCCTGAAAGAGTATGAGAGCGCATCCCTGTCTGCCATTGTACAAAAGCTGGCCCTTGCCAAAGGTAGTTTCTACCGGTACTTCAAAAACAAAGAGCACTTGTATCGTTATCTACTGAGCTACGTCGTCGACTTCCGGCTGGAAAAAGAAAAAGAATGGCTGCAGCCCCCGGCCAAAGACTTCTTTGCCCTACTCACGGAACGCTTCAAAGCGGAAATCAGGTTTGACCTCGCCTACCCTGGCTTCAGCAGTTTCCTCCACAATGTGGCACAGGAAAAAAACAGCGACGAGCTGGGCAACATCCAGGAATACCTGACAGCCAGTATGATGAAACCCCTCATTCCGGCTATCGAAGAGCAGATTAAACTGGGACATATCCGGAAAGATATTCCTGCCACCCTGATGGCCTTCCAGGTATTACAGGTACAACAAAACCTGTACAACTATCTGGCATTCGTTTATAAAATGGATTCCCGGAAAAATGTCAGACGGAAGAAAAAAGCATTTTCCCTGCCGGAAGAAGATATTCAACAGGCAGCTGCCGGCTTTGCCCTGTTACTCAAAAACGGCCTGCTGGCTCCCGGAAAGAAAAAATAAGGATACGCGCACTAAACCATCAATATGAGCATTCAGGCACTTTCGGATCTGCACATCGATTACAGCGAAAATCTAAAATGGCTACAGGGGTTGTCCAGGTTGGATTATCAGCAGGATACCCT
Coding sequences within:
- a CDS encoding TonB-dependent receptor domain-containing protein, with the protein product MRKLYARFFLLLFFVIFHANSTFSQEKPTTFELKGKLSSGQDAHLDEVIVHLLQASDKKLVKMEYPDKQGNFTFDKIPPGTYILVTQSMGFVKYQSDAIIHNKNTNVGTITLQASSTTLKEAAVVATKPFIQQQYDKTVLNVASSISAVGSTALEVLEKAPGITIDQNDNIAMRGRQGVLVMIDGKLVPMNGQELANLLRSMSANQIEKIDLITNPSSRYDAAGNAGIIDIRLRKGQQKGTNGNVTLSYGQGVYYKFNPSININSKIRKVNLFASYSYSDRLERTKLQILRDFYNEANKITGSNNYDNYFKYYNKNHNARIGADYNINSNIVIGVVANGIFNDGKVRSNSAAKTFNAASQQTGSFVTGGSNNTNRDNGSINLNYRHKLDSSGKELSADFDYARYASDELQNYTTDFFDLFHHPSQKPYVLVGNLNGDLRIKSFKIDYAQPIKPIDVQIEAGVKSSWVTADNDVKFYDRSDGKNELDLGKSNHFIYEENINAAYLNATKKWRKLTVQAGLRVENTIAKGNQLTNNDQFDRNYTQLFPSGFIGYEFNQRHDLGFSLSRRIDRPSYRQLNPFTMFLDPFTYSTGNPYLNPEITNSFELVHTFQQKYITKIGFSKTTDNILTVLSPDVKPNTIIQTGRNLAEFLYYNASVDVPITIGHWLTSNNTALVFYSKYNGNLVNTDLNVGRTTFNFSSNNSITIDPKTSLEIIGSYTSRSYYGFLDVGSIWFVNIGAQRQILHKKASIKINCSDIFFTNKTNAITRLTGYGEHFFQQRDTRVITVSFNYKFGGQSNGSKRKTGSADDEKKRAGG
- a CDS encoding DUF4269 domain-containing protein, with the translated sequence MTDQFNTIHYLQTGTLRQQQAHAVLQQYQVMEKLQHFDPLLAGTIPIGVDIDDSDLDIICCYQEPQVFQTCLEQYFSGFDDFRLYTTVINDTTSIIAQLQMGGWPVEIFGQGVPSREQAAFRHMLIEYQLLQQHGEPLRQEVIRLKKQGYKTEPAFARVLGIPGDPYQALLQLTISPGY
- a CDS encoding metal-dependent hydrolase family protein, producing MKFPVLITFLLLLGMQTISAQSTILHCGSLIDGISNAPRHNVSVIINGNRISAIKEGFVNGTRNDKVIDLRQKTVTPGWIDMHVHLETEFNKTSYSDKYTMNPADYAYQSVVFAERTLQGGFTTVRDLGGSGVNIALRNAINKGLIKGPRVYTAGKAIATTGGHGDPTNGYRSDLMGNPGPEAGVVNGPDECRKAVRQAYKNGSDVIKITATGGVLSVAKDGSSPQFTDEELKALVATAKDYGLRVAAHAHGAEGIKRAIRAGVNSIEHGTYLDDEGIALAKQYGTWYVPTIIAGHSVSDSAKTPGYFPAIVQPKAATIGPKIQSTFAKAYKSGVKIAFGTDAGVYTHGKNWLEFTYMVEAGMPPMEVIQAATISAADLLGVKDKLGSIEAGKLADIVAVDGDPLRDIQVMSKVVFVMKDGVVYKDNNTAPATL
- a CDS encoding serine hydrolase domain-containing protein — protein: MYRLIIDYKHTACWLLLLLLPALQANSQSAAQLDSFFSTLFPPGLPGGAVLIAKKGKVIYKRGFGVADIVTRQPVTPRTIFNTGSISKTFVAYGILKLAQQGRISLQDPLSRFFPDFDNKSIADSIRICHLLTHSSGLPDSREVAEHPVFYLTATDTANFAPLKKTQQLHFSPGSQFEYSNPAFNGLALIIEKVSGQKWQQFIREQIFRPAGMQQSLITDGAYPQTGVAHGYIADSVHGYTEYDYGEAPTFAAAGNGGVWSNVEELWLYEQAIQQERLLDSSWLALSRKVYTFDNWAAAYPPFMGLSWFIADTPYRMIGHTGSQGGFKCDYQWLPDQQLCYILLANTPQPREAIREKLFTLLQVF
- a CDS encoding VOC family protein, which codes for MIRNEVIIGVAAVEKSSRWYQRLLDCHSQHGGDTFEILTDDDGTVVLCLHKWEAHGHPTLIAPVAAPGNGLILFFRVSDFEKKWTNATALSTEIAAPPHLNNNSGCMEFSLRDPDGYYVTVSAAR
- a CDS encoding acylase; its protein translation is MTRYKLVPVMLFALLLQAAGAWSRQASPVAAEKTLSGKTGKATILWDTYGVPHVYAKNLQEMYYSFGWAQMHNHADLLLRLYAQARGRAAAYLGENYLAEDKLVQLYDVPELARQHRSRQHKEMNNYLEAFVAGMNAYATAHPEAIGAPYKPILPITANDVMGHKIRVLYLKFLARGELGAVTASLNQGSNAWAIGPSKSASHHAMLLANPHLPWKDLYLFFEAHLNAPGFHTYGATLIGIPVLAIAFNEHLGWSHTVNTIDAADRYALTLQDQGYLLDGRTVPFVEKKITLQVKQADGSLKAVPHVLRYTQHGPVLEKGKKAFAVRIAGMDSPDLLYQWHRMGMATNWKQFEAALKLMQLPMFNVMYADDAGNISYTFAGMVPKRDTGDWSFWHQTVDGTRSSYIWHKIHAYAAMPKLLNPRSGFLQNSNDPPWSCTYPAVLQSGDYPAYMSPLEVGLRPQRGIRMLLADSLITFDQLIADKHDTHMEATDRLLDELLAAAQAHPDATVQQAAAILKAWDRTAGAESRGGVLFVTWFDQLKGKGYRQAWNVATPVGTPTGLKDPAQAVELLKTAAIAVAQDYGKADVAWGEVYRLRGRNGEDYPGNGSEDRYGVFRVIEYTRGADKKKVADAGDSYVAVLEFGKQVKARVSLSYGNATQPGSRHAWDQLPLISRQELRTPWLQQEEVLQHLEEKEELQIKQIK
- a CDS encoding TetR/AcrR family transcriptional regulator, with amino-acid sequence MFATQTFLNLPHKRQQQIINTAVEEFALKEYESASLSAIVQKLALAKGSFYRYFKNKEHLYRYLLSYVVDFRLEKEKEWLQPPAKDFFALLTERFKAEIRFDLAYPGFSSFLHNVAQEKNSDELGNIQEYLTASMMKPLIPAIEEQIKLGHIRKDIPATLMAFQVLQVQQNLYNYLAFVYKMDSRKNVRRKKKAFSLPEEDIQQAAAGFALLLKNGLLAPGKKK